In Amycolatopsis methanolica 239, a single genomic region encodes these proteins:
- a CDS encoding allantoate amidohydrolase — translation MSLLDDLADVGRAPGGGYARHGFDRAETEMREWFREEAGRRGLDVETDRNGNLWAWWGAQGPDALVTGSHLDSVPGGGAFDGPLGVVSALAAVSRLQDDGFRPAKPFAVVVFAEEEGGRFGVPCLGSRLLTGALDPGRARALRDPDGTTLAEAAAEAGVDPRHLGRDDVALGRIGTFVELHVEQGRGLDVPVGVGSTVLEHGRWRFSFTGQGNHAGTTILRDRRDPMLPAAETVLAARKIASTMDTRATVGRLVPHPGGTNVIPSTVDLWLDARGNSREVVAELTEAAEQAAAAEGCAVTVSEESYGCTVTFDAGLRDRLTGLLNAPELPTGAGHDAAILAAHVPTAMLYVRNPTGISHAPEEFAEDADVEEGVVALTRVLEALST, via the coding sequence GTGAGCCTGCTCGACGATCTCGCCGATGTCGGCCGTGCCCCCGGCGGAGGATACGCGCGCCACGGGTTCGACCGCGCCGAGACCGAGATGCGCGAGTGGTTCCGGGAGGAGGCCGGGCGGCGCGGGCTGGACGTCGAGACCGACCGCAACGGGAACCTGTGGGCGTGGTGGGGCGCGCAGGGGCCGGACGCGCTGGTGACCGGCAGCCACCTCGACTCGGTGCCCGGCGGCGGCGCCTTCGACGGACCGCTCGGCGTGGTCAGCGCGCTGGCGGCCGTCTCCCGGTTGCAGGACGATGGTTTCCGCCCCGCGAAGCCGTTCGCGGTGGTCGTCTTCGCCGAGGAGGAGGGCGGCCGGTTCGGCGTGCCCTGCCTCGGCTCACGGCTGCTGACCGGTGCCCTCGACCCGGGCCGGGCGCGTGCTCTGCGCGATCCGGACGGGACGACGCTCGCCGAGGCAGCCGCGGAGGCGGGTGTGGATCCGCGGCACTTGGGGCGTGACGACGTTGCCCTCGGCCGCATCGGCACGTTCGTCGAACTGCACGTCGAGCAGGGGCGGGGGCTGGACGTGCCGGTGGGCGTCGGCAGCACGGTCCTGGAGCACGGGCGGTGGCGGTTCTCGTTCACCGGACAAGGGAACCACGCGGGTACGACAATTTTGCGCGATCGCCGGGACCCGATGTTGCCGGCGGCGGAAACCGTGCTGGCGGCTCGCAAAATCGCATCCACAATGGACACCCGGGCCACGGTGGGCCGGCTCGTGCCGCACCCGGGTGGGACGAACGTCATCCCGTCCACCGTGGACCTGTGGCTGGACGCACGGGGGAACAGCCGCGAAGTGGTCGCGGAGCTGACTGAGGCGGCCGAGCAGGCAGCGGCCGCGGAAGGGTGCGCGGTCACCGTCAGCGAAGAGTCCTACGGCTGCACCGTCACGTTCGACGCCGGGCTGCGCGACCGCCTGACCGGCCTGCTGAACGCTCCCGAACTGCCCACCGGCGCCGGGCACGACGCCGCGATCCTCGCCGCGCACGTGCCGACCGCGATGCTCTACGTGCGCAACCCGACCGGGATCAGCCATGCGCCGGAGGAGTTCGCCGAGGACGCCGACGTCGAGGAGGGCGTGGTCGCGCTCACCCGGGTGCTGGAGGCGTTGTCGACATGA
- a CDS encoding formimidoylglutamate deiminase: MTTLWAEHAWLPEGVASAVRLEITDGVFTDVSPGAPRQGSALPGLVLPGFANGHSHAFHRALRGRTHHDRGTFWTWRERMYALAERLDPDSYHRLARAVYAEMALAGYTAVGEFHYLHHAPGGRRYADPNAMGHALVQAAEDAGIRLTLLDTCYLTGGFARELSGVQLRFGDGDVDGWATRVAALKPDSALVGAAVHSVRAVPAEQLPFFADWDGPLHVHLSEQRAENEDCLAHHGCTPAELLDRAGVLGQDTVAVHGTHLTATDLGLLSQVCFCPTTERDLGDGIGEARRLADAGVRLSLGSDSQAVIDPFEELRALELHERLASEARGRFGAAELVAAGTHHAAIGRDGGRLAAGEPADLVVVALDSVRTAGTEPAGAVFAASAADVTDVLVGGRWIVRDRAHRLVDRPATVLAEEVAALWQS, translated from the coding sequence ATGACGACCTTGTGGGCCGAGCACGCGTGGCTGCCGGAGGGCGTCGCTTCCGCGGTGCGCCTGGAGATCACCGACGGCGTCTTCACCGACGTCAGCCCCGGCGCGCCACGCCAAGGAAGCGCACTGCCCGGGCTCGTGCTGCCCGGTTTCGCCAACGGGCACTCGCACGCGTTCCACCGGGCCCTGCGTGGCCGGACGCACCACGACCGCGGCACGTTCTGGACCTGGCGCGAGCGGATGTACGCGCTGGCCGAGCGACTCGACCCGGACTCCTACCACCGGCTCGCGCGGGCCGTCTACGCCGAAATGGCGCTCGCCGGGTACACGGCTGTGGGCGAGTTCCACTACCTCCACCACGCGCCGGGCGGGCGGCGCTACGCCGACCCGAACGCGATGGGCCACGCCCTGGTCCAGGCGGCCGAGGACGCGGGCATCCGGCTCACCCTGCTGGACACCTGCTACCTCACCGGCGGCTTCGCGCGCGAGCTGTCCGGCGTGCAACTGCGGTTCGGCGACGGGGACGTGGACGGCTGGGCCACGCGCGTGGCCGCACTGAAACCGGACTCGGCGCTGGTCGGGGCGGCCGTGCACTCCGTGCGGGCGGTCCCGGCCGAGCAGCTGCCGTTCTTCGCCGACTGGGACGGCCCGTTGCACGTCCACCTGTCCGAACAACGCGCCGAGAACGAGGACTGCCTCGCACACCACGGCTGCACCCCGGCCGAACTGCTGGACCGCGCCGGCGTCCTGGGCCAGGACACCGTCGCGGTGCACGGCACCCACCTGACGGCCACGGACCTCGGACTGCTGTCGCAGGTCTGCTTCTGCCCGACCACGGAACGCGACCTCGGCGACGGCATCGGCGAGGCACGACGCCTGGCGGACGCGGGCGTAAGGCTCAGCCTCGGCAGCGACAGCCAGGCCGTGATCGACCCGTTCGAGGAGCTGCGCGCGCTCGAACTGCACGAACGGCTCGCGTCGGAGGCGCGCGGGCGCTTCGGCGCCGCCGAACTGGTGGCCGCGGGCACCCATCACGCCGCGATCGGACGCGACGGTGGGCGGCTGGCCGCGGGGGAGCCCGCCGATCTGGTCGTCGTCGCACTGGACTCGGTCCGCACGGCGGGAACCGAGCCGGCAGGCGCCGTGTTCGCCGCCTCGGCCGCCGACGTGACCGACGTCCTTGTTGGGGGCCGGTGGATCGTGCGGGACCGGGCGCACCGGCTGGTCGACCGCCCGGCGACGGTGCTGGCCGAGGAGGTGGCGGCGCTGTGGCAGTCCTGA
- the hutI gene encoding imidazolonepropionase, giving the protein MAVLITGIGELTTNDDELGTLTGAAIVFDGPAIAWVGPAAAAPDADERIDVEGRAALPGWVDSHTHLVFAGDRTAEFEARMAGQPYSAGGIAVTVDATRAATDAELTANLRRHVSEAVRQGTTCLETKTGYGLTVADEVRAARIAAAVADEVTFLGAHLVPPGADAASYVDLVCGEMLDAVAGSVRWADVFCETGAFDEAQSERVLRAAARRGLGLRVHGNQLGPGPGVRLAVRMGAASVDHCSHLSDSDVEALASSDTVATLLPACDLSTRQPLAPARRLLDAGATVALATNANPGSSYTTSMGFCVATAVLQMGLSVAEAVRAATLGGARALRRTDVGVLRPGARADLHVLDAPSRTHLAYRPGVPLTWRVWRRGSRVA; this is encoded by the coding sequence GTGGCAGTCCTGATCACCGGCATCGGCGAGCTGACCACGAACGACGACGAACTCGGCACGCTCACCGGCGCCGCGATCGTCTTCGACGGCCCCGCCATCGCCTGGGTCGGCCCTGCCGCGGCCGCGCCGGACGCCGACGAGCGGATCGACGTCGAGGGCCGCGCCGCGCTGCCCGGCTGGGTCGACAGCCACACGCACCTCGTGTTCGCCGGCGACCGCACCGCCGAGTTCGAGGCCAGGATGGCTGGTCAGCCCTACTCTGCGGGTGGCATCGCGGTCACGGTGGACGCGACCCGCGCGGCGACCGACGCGGAACTGACCGCCAACCTGCGGCGGCACGTGTCCGAGGCCGTGCGCCAGGGCACGACCTGCCTGGAGACCAAGACCGGCTACGGGCTGACCGTGGCCGACGAGGTCCGCGCCGCCCGCATCGCCGCCGCGGTCGCCGACGAGGTCACCTTCCTCGGCGCCCACCTGGTGCCGCCCGGCGCGGACGCGGCGTCCTATGTGGATCTTGTCTGCGGGGAGATGCTGGACGCCGTGGCGGGGTCGGTGCGCTGGGCGGACGTGTTCTGCGAGACGGGCGCGTTCGACGAGGCCCAGTCGGAGCGGGTCCTGCGGGCCGCCGCGCGGCGCGGCCTCGGTCTGCGGGTGCACGGCAACCAGCTCGGCCCCGGGCCGGGGGTGCGGCTCGCGGTCCGGATGGGTGCGGCCAGTGTCGACCATTGCTCCCATTTGTCCGACTCGGATGTCGAGGCCCTCGCGTCGTCGGACACCGTCGCGACCCTGTTGCCCGCCTGCGACCTGTCCACCCGCCAACCGCTCGCGCCCGCCCGCAGGCTGCTCGACGCGGGAGCCACGGTGGCACTGGCCACCAACGCGAATCCGGGCAGTTCGTACACCACGTCGATGGGCTTCTGCGTGGCGACCGCCGTCCTGCAGATGGGCCTGTCCGTGGCAGAGGCAGTGCGCGCGGCGACCCTCGGTGGGGCGCGGGCCCTCCGCCGCACCGACGTCGGCGTGCTCCGCCCGGGCGCGCGAGCCGACCTGCACGTGCTCGACGCGCCGTCCCGGACGCACCTCGCCTACCGGCCCGGCGTGCCCCTGACCTGGCGGGTCTGGCGACGCGGTTCCCGTGTGGCGTAA
- a CDS encoding inorganic phosphate transporter has protein sequence MDLSLIVLVVIVAALAFDFTNGFHDTANAMATSIATGALKPKVAVTISAILNLIGAFLSVEVARTISGGIVDDAKVTPVVVFAGLVGAILWNLVTWLVGLPSSSSHALFGGLIGATWVASGADAVHFAQVVQKVLIPAVASPLVAGLVAIVGTYLVYRITAKVRQDVVSKSFKRAQVLSASLVSLAHGTNDAQKTMGVITLTLISSGALAAGSGPPLWVVLSAGLAIALGTYMGGWRIIHTMGRKITDVQTPQGFAAETSAAATILASSHLGFALSTTHVCSGGIIGSGVGRRLAEVRWSVAGRMVLAWLLTLPAAAAVGAVAAKVATMGTVGTVVVGLVLVAAALGIWLWSRRNPVTPQSVAEPEQAVPVAV, from the coding sequence GTGGACCTCTCGCTGATCGTCCTGGTGGTCATCGTCGCCGCATTGGCCTTCGACTTCACCAACGGTTTCCACGACACCGCCAACGCCATGGCCACCTCCATCGCGACCGGCGCCTTGAAACCCAAGGTCGCGGTCACGATCTCCGCCATTCTCAACCTGATCGGCGCGTTCCTGTCGGTCGAGGTCGCCAGAACCATCTCCGGCGGCATCGTCGACGACGCGAAGGTCACCCCCGTGGTCGTCTTCGCCGGACTCGTCGGTGCGATCCTGTGGAACCTGGTGACCTGGCTGGTCGGCCTGCCGTCCAGCTCCTCGCACGCCCTGTTCGGCGGCCTGATCGGCGCCACCTGGGTCGCCTCCGGAGCCGACGCGGTGCACTTCGCGCAGGTCGTGCAGAAGGTCCTGATCCCCGCGGTGGCCTCGCCGCTGGTGGCCGGGCTGGTCGCGATCGTCGGCACCTACCTCGTCTACCGGATCACCGCGAAGGTGCGGCAGGACGTGGTGAGCAAGTCGTTCAAGCGCGCGCAGGTGCTGTCGGCGTCGCTGGTCTCACTCGCGCACGGCACGAACGACGCGCAGAAGACGATGGGGGTCATCACGCTCACGCTGATCTCCTCCGGCGCGCTGGCCGCCGGGTCCGGACCGCCGCTGTGGGTCGTGCTCAGCGCCGGGCTGGCGATCGCGCTGGGCACCTACATGGGCGGCTGGCGGATCATCCACACGATGGGCCGCAAGATCACCGACGTCCAGACACCGCAGGGGTTCGCCGCCGAGACCAGCGCGGCCGCCACGATCCTGGCGTCCTCGCACCTCGGGTTCGCGTTGTCCACCACCCACGTCTGCTCGGGCGGCATCATCGGATCCGGCGTCGGACGACGGCTGGCCGAGGTGCGCTGGAGCGTCGCGGGCCGGATGGTGCTGGCGTGGCTGCTGACCCTGCCCGCTGCGGCCGCGGTCGGCGCGGTCGCGGCGAAGGTCGCGACCATGGGCACCGTCGGCACTGTGGTCGTCGGCCTGGTGCTGGTCGCGGCGGCGCTGGGCATCTGGCTGTGGTCGCGGCGCAACCCGGTGACGCCGCAGTCCGTGGCCGAGCCCGAGCAAGCCGTTCCGGTGGCGGTCTGA
- a CDS encoding VOC family protein, with product MIQRIVPYLTTTDPAPVRDFYVGVLGLDVAMEDPVLNLRSPGNPAAQIIVQRPGSPEPRFGIDVGTPDAVDASHAEAVARGLHVVYPLTDEAWGVRRFFVADPSGSVVNVLAHAVTMR from the coding sequence ATGATCCAGCGGATAGTGCCCTACCTCACCACGACGGACCCCGCTCCGGTGCGGGACTTCTACGTCGGCGTCCTCGGCCTCGATGTGGCCATGGAGGACCCGGTGCTCAACCTGCGCTCGCCCGGCAACCCGGCCGCGCAGATCATCGTCCAGCGGCCCGGGTCGCCCGAACCGCGTTTCGGCATCGACGTGGGCACTCCGGACGCCGTCGACGCGTCCCACGCCGAAGCCGTCGCCAGAGGCCTGCACGTCGTCTACCCGCTCACCGACGAGGCGTGGGGTGTGCGGCGCTTCTTCGTCGCCGATCCGAGCGGCTCAGTGGTGAACGTGCTCGCTCACGCGGTGACGATGAGGTAG
- a CDS encoding dienelactone hydrolase family protein, translating into MTQDIETSRLTVNGLNAYLARPAGGSESGMLLLPMVTGIGEQLREWAGAIAAIGVTALVWDPFHGPSSDDTSMPDLLAKMPELDDAIALDEQTQLLDHLLGELGCVKAGVIGWCLGGRFALILGGKDHRVANVVAYHPTVPGETPPNHTMDAIAHAGLIKAPVMTMYPTADELVPRSRFDELQSALQARDTGPSLIHVYPAAEHGFANKTRHGEPVNAEAFAISWPQVLEFIRVTTKTCL; encoded by the coding sequence ATGACACAGGACATCGAAACGTCACGGCTCACCGTCAACGGCCTCAACGCCTACCTCGCGCGGCCTGCCGGCGGCAGCGAGTCCGGGATGCTGCTGCTGCCGATGGTCACCGGCATCGGCGAGCAGTTGCGCGAGTGGGCCGGGGCGATCGCCGCGATCGGCGTCACCGCGCTGGTGTGGGACCCGTTCCACGGTCCGAGCAGCGACGACACGTCGATGCCGGACCTGCTGGCGAAGATGCCCGAACTCGACGACGCGATCGCGCTGGACGAGCAGACGCAGCTGCTGGACCACCTCCTCGGCGAGCTGGGCTGCGTCAAGGCGGGCGTCATCGGGTGGTGCCTCGGCGGGCGGTTCGCCTTGATCCTGGGTGGCAAGGATCACCGGGTGGCGAACGTCGTGGCCTACCACCCGACGGTGCCGGGGGAGACGCCGCCGAACCACACGATGGACGCGATCGCCCACGCCGGGCTGATCAAGGCGCCGGTGATGACGATGTACCCGACGGCCGACGAACTGGTCCCGCGCTCGCGCTTCGACGAGCTGCAGTCGGCGTTGCAGGCGCGGGACACCGGCCCGAGCCTGATTCACGTGTATCCGGCCGCCGAGCACGGCTTCGCCAACAAGACGCGGCACGGGGAGCCGGTCAACGCGGAGGCGTTCGCGATCTCCTGGCCGCAGGTCCTGGAATTCATCCGCGTGACCACGAAAACCTGTCTTTAG
- a CDS encoding sensor histidine kinase, which yields MGRFWGRTAEVLAGAPVVALLLYESRRNAQPWEMIGGMVAIVVAVATARRSPWLSLTAAVASSLAMMFSFGGRVPVWPVLLMVPFACLAGRRMESVRPALVTFLTVGGIGVPLSLAIGRHAMADWGAVIGVMLFAAVLPWQLGRYMRTRDDLVRSGWQRAEELELRQRIVAEEARLRERARIASDMHDSLGHELSLIALRAAALEMSGSAEAKALRESAAAATERLRELIGVLREDAPPVDPVQGGVPALVECARASGLDIDFSEEAVVAGESAGARRRPSLDRRPRHDRRLSLHGWLVRPCRGPSVQGWLVPLHRRPSLHGLLMPTHRRPSLDPGRSPLRTPMPLRASARFRAPVPFRLAVRRCMPRVRMLLHRSRQTPTTHHRLPVHRPLRRDQPRNRRWSSAPPTAWSRRRSPP from the coding sequence GTGGGGAGATTCTGGGGAAGAACAGCGGAGGTGCTCGCCGGGGCGCCGGTCGTCGCCTTGCTGCTGTACGAGAGCAGGCGCAACGCCCAGCCGTGGGAGATGATCGGCGGGATGGTGGCGATCGTGGTCGCGGTCGCCACCGCCCGGCGCAGCCCGTGGTTGTCGCTGACCGCGGCGGTGGCGTCGAGTCTCGCCATGATGTTCAGCTTCGGCGGGCGCGTTCCGGTGTGGCCGGTGCTGCTCATGGTGCCGTTCGCCTGCCTGGCCGGGCGGCGGATGGAGTCGGTGCGTCCCGCGTTGGTCACGTTCCTGACGGTCGGGGGCATCGGCGTCCCGCTGTCGCTCGCGATCGGCAGGCACGCCATGGCCGACTGGGGCGCGGTGATCGGGGTGATGCTGTTCGCCGCGGTGCTGCCCTGGCAGCTCGGCCGGTACATGCGCACGCGGGACGACCTGGTGCGCTCCGGGTGGCAGCGCGCGGAGGAACTGGAGCTGCGGCAACGGATCGTGGCGGAGGAGGCCCGGCTGCGTGAGCGGGCCCGCATCGCCAGCGACATGCACGACTCGCTGGGCCACGAACTGAGCCTGATCGCCCTGCGCGCGGCCGCGCTGGAGATGTCGGGGAGCGCAGAAGCCAAGGCACTGCGCGAAAGCGCCGCCGCGGCCACCGAGCGGCTGCGTGAGCTCATTGGTGTGCTGCGCGAAGACGCCCCACCGGTCGACCCGGTCCAGGGCGGCGTGCCGGCACTGGTCGAGTGCGCCCGGGCGTCCGGACTGGACATCGACTTCTCGGAAGAGGCAGTGGTTGCAGGGGAAAGCGCCGGGGCCCGACGCAGGCCGTCGCTCGACCGCAGGCCGCGGCACGACCGCAGGCTGTCGCTCCACGGCTGGCTGGTGCGACCGTGCCGGGGGCCGTCGGTCCAGGGCTGGCTGGTGCCGCTCCACCGCAGGCCGTCGCTCCACGGCTTGCTGATGCCCACCCACCGCAGGCCGTCGCTCGATCCCGGCCGGTCGCCGCTACGCACGCCGATGCCTCTTCGGGCGTCGGCGCGGTTCCGGGCACCGGTTCCGTTCCGTTTGGCGGTTCGACGCTGCATGCCTCGGGTGCGGATGCTGCTCCACCGCTCGCGCCAGACACCGACAACCCATCACCGGCTCCCAGTGCATCGTCCTCTTCGGAGGGACCAACCGCGGAACCGCCGATGGTCGAGCGCGCCGCCTACCGCGTGGTCCAGGAGGCGCTCACCACCGTGA
- a CDS encoding ABC transporter permease codes for MTTTAAIRSEWVKIWSVRSTFWGLAGAVVLMLVFVLPSATSVTYTSTQESAPDLVAGGSFYLAEFAVIALASLFIAGEYATGSIRGTLQWVPVRSRFLAAKGAVLAPVLLVLGVVAAAVAIAVATPLMDGFGRAASTGEIIQACVANGAFFALTGLLSLGIGTALRSVAGSITVAFPVMLMTARVAGSLGLGVVNFMPGVAGAAALVPFGQPNPVSGLVPPYPSWAGLLILAAWTRLRTSSLPRIVLT; via the coding sequence ATGACGACAACCGCGGCGATCCGCTCGGAGTGGGTCAAGATCTGGTCCGTGCGCTCGACCTTCTGGGGTCTGGCCGGCGCGGTGGTGCTGATGCTCGTGTTCGTGCTGCCGTCGGCCACTTCCGTGACCTACACCAGCACCCAGGAGTCGGCGCCGGACCTGGTGGCGGGTGGGAGCTTCTACCTCGCCGAGTTCGCGGTGATCGCGCTGGCGAGCTTGTTCATCGCAGGTGAGTACGCGACCGGGAGCATTCGCGGGACGTTGCAGTGGGTTCCCGTCCGGAGCCGGTTCCTGGCCGCGAAGGGCGCGGTGCTGGCTCCGGTGTTGCTCGTGCTCGGCGTGGTGGCCGCGGCGGTGGCGATCGCGGTGGCGACGCCGTTGATGGACGGCTTCGGGCGTGCCGCGTCGACCGGCGAGATCATCCAGGCGTGCGTGGCCAACGGGGCTTTCTTCGCGCTCACCGGTTTGCTCAGCCTCGGGATCGGGACGGCGCTGCGCAGCGTGGCGGGCAGCATCACGGTGGCGTTCCCGGTGATGCTGATGACCGCGAGGGTGGCCGGTTCGCTGGGGCTCGGGGTCGTGAACTTCATGCCCGGTGTCGCGGGCGCTGCCGCGCTCGTGCCGTTCGGGCAGCCGAACCCGGTCTCCGGGCTGGTCCCGCCGTACCCGTCGTGGGCCGGGCTGCTGATCCTCGCCGCCTGGACCCGGTTGCGGACGTCGAGCCTGCCGAGGATCGTGCTGACGTAG
- the hrpB gene encoding ATP-dependent helicase HrpB produces MNLPDLPVRAVLGELAAALADHGTAVLVAPPGTGKTTLVPLDLMDRADGRVVVAEPRRLAARAAASRMAALLGEPVGETVGYSVRGDRKVSKRTRVEVVTSGLLVRRVQNDPELPGVATVLLDECHERHLDADLLLALLLDVRAGLRDDLRLLATSATVASGRLADLLGGAPVVTAQARTYPVETTYVPPARGERIEACVARAVRRALADGDGDVLAFLPGVGEIARVSAMLELPGVNVLPLHGRLAPGRQDAALRPGDRRRVVLATAVAESSLTVPGVRAVVDSGQARVPRVDHRRGLPGLATVRVSAAVAEQRAGRAGREAPGRAYRCWPQHEQAGLPAYPEPEIRTAELARLALELACWSTPDGAGLSWWDPPPDGPLAAGQDLLRTLGALEGNTVTERGRRMAELGLHPRLARALLDGAAQVGARCAAEVVALMDAGGTLADVEAELRRLREDRGSRWHTEVGRLERLVPGGPDAPDPALVVALAHPERLARRRGPDSPVYLMAGGTAAELPAGGGLGDAEWLAVAEATRDPGRAHGVIRLAARADEGLAVRAAPNVVTEHDDVSWNGDVVARRVRRLGAIVLRDRPLRDPDPALVREALLTGLRDGNVLTWTTEAERLRARIAFLHDVLGNPWPAVDDGALLSRVDEWLEPELSRSRRRADLARIDTASALRRLLPWPEAGRLDELAPDRIEVPSGARLRLDYSTGRPVLAVKLQLAFGWRETPTVAGGRVPVVLHLLSPAGRPAAVTGDLESFWANGYPAVRAELRGRYPKHAWPADPQSP; encoded by the coding sequence ATGAACCTGCCCGATCTCCCTGTCCGCGCGGTCCTCGGCGAACTCGCCGCCGCCCTGGCCGATCACGGCACCGCGGTGCTGGTCGCACCGCCCGGCACCGGCAAGACGACGCTCGTCCCGCTGGACCTGATGGACCGGGCCGACGGCCGCGTCGTGGTGGCCGAGCCGCGCCGCCTCGCCGCGCGCGCGGCGGCCTCCCGGATGGCCGCGCTGCTCGGCGAACCGGTGGGCGAGACCGTCGGCTACTCCGTGCGCGGCGACCGGAAGGTGTCGAAGCGCACGCGCGTCGAGGTGGTCACCTCCGGCCTGCTGGTCCGGCGGGTGCAGAACGACCCGGAACTGCCCGGTGTCGCGACCGTGCTGCTCGACGAGTGCCACGAGCGGCACCTGGACGCCGACCTGCTGCTCGCCCTCCTGCTGGACGTCCGTGCCGGGCTGCGGGACGACCTGCGCCTGCTCGCGACGTCGGCCACCGTCGCGTCCGGACGGCTCGCGGACCTGCTCGGCGGGGCGCCGGTGGTCACCGCGCAGGCGCGCACCTACCCCGTCGAGACGACCTACGTCCCGCCCGCCCGCGGCGAGCGGATCGAAGCGTGCGTCGCCCGGGCGGTGCGCAGGGCGCTCGCCGACGGCGACGGCGACGTCCTGGCGTTCCTGCCCGGAGTGGGCGAGATCGCCCGGGTCAGCGCGATGCTCGAGCTCCCCGGCGTGAACGTGCTGCCGCTGCACGGCCGCCTCGCGCCTGGCAGGCAGGACGCGGCGCTGCGCCCCGGCGACCGCCGCCGCGTGGTGCTGGCGACCGCGGTGGCCGAGTCGAGCCTGACCGTGCCGGGTGTGCGGGCGGTCGTCGACTCCGGGCAGGCGCGCGTGCCGCGGGTGGACCACCGCCGAGGCCTGCCCGGCCTGGCGACCGTCCGGGTGTCGGCGGCCGTAGCCGAGCAGCGGGCTGGCCGGGCCGGGCGGGAGGCGCCCGGCCGGGCGTACCGCTGCTGGCCGCAGCACGAGCAGGCCGGCCTGCCCGCCTACCCCGAACCGGAGATCCGCACCGCCGAACTGGCCCGGCTCGCGCTGGAGCTGGCCTGCTGGTCGACGCCCGACGGCGCGGGCCTGTCCTGGTGGGATCCGCCACCGGACGGGCCGCTCGCCGCCGGCCAGGACCTGCTCCGCACGCTCGGCGCCCTGGAGGGCAACACCGTCACCGAACGCGGCCGGCGCATGGCCGAGCTGGGCCTGCACCCACGCCTCGCCCGCGCGCTGCTCGACGGGGCCGCCCAGGTCGGCGCCCGTTGCGCAGCCGAGGTGGTGGCGCTGATGGACGCCGGTGGCACGCTCGCCGATGTCGAGGCCGAGTTGCGCCGCCTGCGTGAGGACCGCGGATCACGCTGGCACACCGAGGTCGGGCGCCTGGAGCGGCTGGTGCCCGGCGGCCCGGACGCGCCCGACCCGGCGCTGGTGGTCGCGCTCGCCCACCCGGAGCGGCTCGCCCGGCGGCGGGGGCCGGATTCGCCGGTCTACCTGATGGCCGGTGGCACCGCCGCCGAACTGCCCGCCGGCGGGGGGCTCGGTGACGCGGAATGGCTCGCCGTTGCCGAGGCGACGCGTGACCCCGGCCGCGCGCACGGCGTGATCCGGCTCGCGGCGCGCGCGGACGAAGGGCTCGCGGTGCGGGCTGCCCCGAACGTGGTGACCGAACACGACGACGTGTCCTGGAACGGGGACGTGGTGGCGCGGCGGGTCCGGCGGCTGGGCGCGATCGTCCTGCGTGACCGGCCGCTGCGGGACCCGGACCCCGCTCTCGTGCGCGAGGCCCTGCTGACCGGCCTCCGCGACGGGAACGTCCTGACGTGGACGACCGAGGCCGAGCGCCTGCGGGCGCGGATCGCCTTCCTGCACGACGTCCTCGGCAACCCCTGGCCGGCCGTGGACGACGGCGCGCTGTTGTCCAGAGTGGACGAGTGGCTGGAGCCGGAGCTGTCCCGCTCTCGCCGTCGCGCCGACCTGGCCCGGATCGACACCGCCTCGGCGTTGCGCCGTCTGCTGCCCTGGCCGGAGGCCGGGCGGCTGGACGAACTGGCGCCGGACCGGATCGAAGTGCCCTCCGGGGCGCGGTTGCGGCTCGACTACTCGACCGGACGGCCGGTGCTCGCGGTGAAGCTGCAGCTCGCGTTCGGGTGGCGGGAAACCCCGACGGTCGCAGGCGGGCGCGTACCGGTGGTGCTGCACCTGCTCTCCCCGGCCGGCCGGCCCGCCGCTGTCACCGGCGATCTGGAGTCGTTCTGGGCGAACGGTTATCCGGCTGTGCGGGCGGAGCTGCGCGGGCGCTACCCCAAACACGCCTGGCCTGCGGATCCTCAGTCGCCGTAG
- a CDS encoding MauE/DoxX family redox-associated membrane protein, which translates to MFRPSPSVLDAVGTLVRLGLAAVWLVSGIAKISDSGQTYLAVKAYDVLPDALLHPVATALPLLELVLGAFLLLGLATRWVAVASAVLLLVFIAGVAQSWARGLTIDCGCFGGGGEVAAGQTRYPQEIARDVGFLVLACWLVVRPASRFALDRWLRGGAPQVELEEERI; encoded by the coding sequence GTGTTCCGCCCGTCCCCCTCCGTGCTCGACGCCGTCGGCACCCTCGTGCGGCTCGGCCTGGCCGCGGTGTGGCTGGTCTCCGGGATCGCCAAGATCAGCGATTCCGGGCAGACGTACCTGGCCGTCAAGGCCTACGACGTCCTGCCCGACGCGCTGCTGCACCCGGTGGCGACCGCGCTGCCGCTGTTGGAGCTGGTCCTGGGCGCCTTCCTGCTGCTCGGGCTCGCCACGCGCTGGGTGGCCGTCGCTTCGGCCGTGCTGCTGCTGGTGTTCATCGCCGGGGTGGCCCAGTCGTGGGCGCGGGGCCTGACCATCGACTGCGGTTGTTTCGGCGGCGGTGGCGAGGTGGCGGCGGGGCAGACCCGGTACCCCCAGGAGATCGCCCGTGACGTGGGCTTCCTGGTCCTGGCCTGCTGGCTGGTCGTGCGCCCGGCGAGCCGGTTCGCGCTGGACCGCTGGCTCCGCGGCGGCGCGCCGCAGGTCGAGCTGGAAGAAGAGAGGATCTGA